Proteins encoded by one window of Synechococcus sp. WH 7805:
- a CDS encoding protochlorophyllide reductase, with product MSMPGTVLITGTTSGVGLNATRALVSRGWTVITANRSPQRAAAAADELDLPKERLQHVLMDLGDLESVRQAVDALPETLDAVVCNAAVYKPKLKQPERSPQGYEISMATNHFGHFLLVQLLLGRLQNSSHPSRRVVILGTVTANSKELGGKIPIPAPADLGDLSGFEAGFKDPIAMASGKPFKPGKAYKDSKLCNMITTQELHRRLHADMGITFTSLYPGCVADTPLFRNTPKAFQTIFPWFQKNITGGYVSQALAGERVADVVANPDFAESGVHWSWGNRQKKDGQQFSQELSDKATDPDTARRVWELSMQLVGL from the coding sequence ATGTCCATGCCCGGCACCGTTCTGATCACCGGCACCACATCGGGTGTGGGCCTGAATGCCACACGTGCATTGGTGAGTCGAGGCTGGACGGTGATCACAGCCAACCGCAGCCCACAGCGGGCTGCGGCGGCTGCAGACGAACTGGACCTTCCAAAAGAGCGGCTGCAACACGTGTTGATGGATCTTGGAGATCTCGAGAGTGTGCGCCAAGCCGTTGATGCTCTGCCCGAGACGTTGGACGCTGTGGTTTGTAATGCAGCGGTTTATAAACCCAAGTTGAAGCAACCGGAGCGTTCGCCTCAGGGCTACGAAATTTCAATGGCCACCAACCACTTCGGCCATTTCCTTCTGGTACAGCTGCTGTTGGGTCGCCTGCAGAACTCCAGTCACCCCTCAAGGCGGGTCGTGATCCTTGGCACCGTCACGGCCAACTCCAAGGAACTAGGCGGCAAAATCCCCATTCCCGCTCCTGCTGATCTGGGAGATCTATCCGGTTTCGAGGCCGGTTTCAAAGACCCCATTGCGATGGCCAGTGGCAAGCCTTTCAAGCCCGGCAAGGCCTATAAAGACAGCAAGCTCTGCAACATGATCACCACGCAGGAGTTGCATCGCCGCTTGCACGCGGACATGGGGATCACCTTCACGTCGCTCTACCCCGGTTGCGTGGCGGATACTCCGCTGTTCCGCAACACACCCAAGGCCTTCCAGACAATTTTTCCCTGGTTCCAGAAGAACATCACTGGCGGCTATGTCTCTCAAGCGTTGGCGGGAGAACGGGTTGCCGACGTTGTCGCCAATCCCGACTTCGCCGAATCGGGCGTGCACTGGAGCTGGGGCAACCGGCAGAAGAAAGATGGGCAGCAATTCAGCCAGGAGCTGTCAGATAAGGCTACCGACCCAGACACCGCTCGACGGGTCTGGGAACTGTCGATGCAGCTGGTGGGACTCTGA
- the bchL gene encoding ferredoxin:protochlorophyllide reductase (ATP-dependent) iron-sulfur ATP-binding protein: MTTTLKRPVDGDGSVQVHQDPSLNIEEETLVIAVYGKGGIGKSTTSSNLSAAFSKLGKRVLQIGCDPKHDSTFTLTHKMVPTVIDILEEVDFHSEELRPEDFVFTGFNGVKCVESGGPPAGTGCGGYVTGQTVKLLKEHHLLEDTDVVIFDVLGDVVCGGFAAPLQHANYCLIVTANDFDSIFAMNRIVQAIQAKAKNYKVRLGGVVANRSADTDQIDKFNERTGLRTMAHFKDVDAIRRSRLKKCTIFEMDDADEGVQAVRQEYLRLAQNMLENVQPLEATSLKDREIFDLLGFD, encoded by the coding sequence ATGACCACGACCCTGAAGCGTCCTGTTGATGGCGACGGCAGTGTTCAGGTCCATCAGGACCCCTCGCTGAACATCGAAGAGGAAACCCTGGTCATCGCCGTTTACGGCAAGGGCGGCATCGGCAAGTCCACCACCTCCTCCAATCTCTCGGCCGCGTTTTCCAAGCTTGGCAAGCGGGTGCTTCAGATCGGCTGCGATCCCAAGCACGACAGCACCTTCACGCTGACCCACAAGATGGTGCCGACGGTCATTGACATCCTTGAGGAAGTGGACTTCCACAGCGAGGAACTGCGTCCAGAGGACTTCGTTTTCACAGGCTTCAACGGAGTGAAATGTGTGGAAAGCGGAGGCCCGCCCGCAGGTACCGGTTGCGGCGGTTACGTCACCGGCCAGACGGTGAAGTTGCTGAAGGAACATCACCTGCTGGAAGACACCGATGTGGTGATCTTCGATGTGCTCGGCGATGTGGTCTGCGGTGGCTTCGCCGCCCCCCTGCAGCACGCCAATTACTGCCTCATCGTCACCGCCAACGATTTCGATTCGATCTTCGCGATGAACCGGATCGTTCAGGCGATTCAGGCCAAAGCCAAGAACTACAAGGTGCGGCTCGGGGGAGTCGTGGCCAACCGCTCAGCTGACACTGATCAGATCGACAAATTCAACGAGCGCACGGGCCTGCGCACCATGGCGCACTTCAAAGATGTCGACGCCATTCGACGGTCGCGTCTCAAGAAGTGCACCATTTTTGAAATGGATGATGCAGATGAGGGAGTTCAGGCCGTTCGCCAGGAATATCTGCGTCTGGCGCAGAACATGCTCGAGAACGTGCAGCCCCTCGAAGCCACATCGCTGAAGGACCGAGAGATCTTCGACCTGCTCGGCTTCGACTGA
- a CDS encoding ferredoxin:protochlorophyllide reductase (ATP-dependent) subunit B produces the protein MELTLWTYEGPPHVGAMRIAASMQGVHYVLHAPQGDTYADLLFTMIERRGQRPPVTYTTFQARDLGGDTAELVKRHVQEAADRFQPDALLVGESCTAELIQDQPGALAQGMGLPMPVVTLELPAYSKKENWGAAETFYQLVRGLLKQTVPPQPNHDVKAWKQEGRRPRVNLLGPSLLGFRCRDDVLEIQRLLSLHGIDVGVVAPLSAGVKDILRLPQADLNVCLYPEVAESSCSWLERNFGIPFSKTVPIGMGATHDFLVEVHALLGMAPPEAAEGYQRSRMPWYSESVDSTYLTGKRVFIFGDGTHAIAAARICSEELGFTVVGLGTYSREMARPVRAAAKRLGLEALICDDYLAVEAAMAEAAPELVLGTQMERHSAKRLGIPCAVISTPMHVQDVPARHSPQMGWEGANVIFDAWVHPLMMGLEEHLIGMFRHDFEFVDGHQSHLGHQGGAGAENGTEVSNEIDSHHEASSGQLVWTADGEAELKKIPFFVRGKVRRNAESYAKEVGCKEISSETLYDAKAHYKA, from the coding sequence ATGGAACTGACGCTCTGGACTTACGAAGGCCCCCCCCATGTGGGTGCCATGCGCATCGCCGCCTCAATGCAAGGAGTTCACTACGTGCTTCATGCACCGCAGGGCGACACCTACGCCGATCTTCTGTTCACGATGATCGAACGTCGCGGGCAACGACCACCGGTGACCTACACCACCTTTCAGGCCAGAGATCTGGGAGGCGACACCGCAGAACTGGTCAAGCGGCACGTGCAAGAAGCAGCCGATCGTTTTCAACCCGATGCTCTGCTTGTGGGAGAAAGCTGCACGGCCGAACTGATCCAAGACCAGCCCGGTGCTCTGGCGCAGGGAATGGGATTACCGATGCCCGTGGTCACCCTGGAGCTTCCCGCTTACAGCAAGAAAGAGAACTGGGGAGCTGCTGAGACCTTCTACCAACTGGTGCGAGGGCTGCTGAAACAAACCGTCCCGCCGCAGCCGAACCATGACGTGAAAGCCTGGAAGCAGGAAGGGCGTCGCCCACGGGTGAATCTGCTCGGGCCGTCCCTGCTTGGTTTCCGTTGTCGAGACGATGTTCTTGAAATCCAGCGACTGCTATCACTTCACGGCATCGACGTTGGCGTTGTCGCGCCGCTGAGTGCAGGGGTGAAGGACATTCTTCGACTGCCCCAGGCTGACTTGAATGTGTGCCTCTATCCGGAAGTGGCTGAATCCAGCTGCAGCTGGCTGGAACGCAACTTCGGAATCCCTTTCAGCAAAACGGTGCCGATCGGAATGGGGGCAACCCACGACTTTCTTGTGGAGGTGCATGCCCTGCTTGGGATGGCCCCCCCGGAGGCTGCAGAGGGATACCAGCGATCCCGCATGCCCTGGTATTCCGAGTCTGTCGATTCCACTTATCTCACAGGCAAGCGGGTCTTCATCTTTGGCGACGGCACCCACGCCATTGCCGCAGCAAGGATCTGCAGCGAAGAACTTGGATTCACCGTGGTGGGGCTGGGTACCTACAGCCGGGAAATGGCCAGACCTGTTCGTGCCGCTGCCAAAAGGCTGGGTCTTGAGGCCCTGATCTGCGATGACTATCTGGCGGTCGAGGCAGCCATGGCCGAAGCGGCTCCCGAACTCGTCCTGGGTACCCAGATGGAACGGCACAGCGCTAAACGGCTTGGGATTCCTTGCGCCGTGATCAGCACCCCGATGCATGTTCAGGATGTTCCTGCACGCCACAGCCCTCAGATGGGCTGGGAAGGCGCGAATGTGATCTTCGATGCCTGGGTCCACCCATTAATGATGGGCCTGGAGGAGCACCTGATCGGCATGTTCCGCCACGACTTCGAGTTTGTGGATGGGCACCAAAGTCATTTGGGGCACCAAGGAGGTGCGGGAGCTGAGAACGGAACTGAGGTCTCAAACGAAATTGACAGCCATCACGAGGCCTCATCCGGCCAACTGGTTTGGACCGCCGATGGCGAAGCCGAATTGAAGAAGATCCCCTTCTTTGTGCGTGGGAAAGTTCGCCGCAATGCCGAGTCGTATGCCAAGGAGGTGGGATGCAAGGAAATCAGCAGCGAAACGCTCTATGACGCCAAAGCCCACTACAAAGCATGA
- a CDS encoding ferredoxin:protochlorophyllide reductase (ATP-dependent) subunit N, translated as MSANLLKESGPREVFCGLTSIVWLHRRMPDAFFLVVGSRTCAHLIQSAAGVMIFAEPRFGTAILSERDLAGLADAHDELDRVARELLKRRPEIRTLFLVGSCPSEVIKLDLARAAERLNEELQGRVRVVNYSGSGIETTFTQGEDGALAALVPLLPASDARQLLLVGTLADAVEDRLIHLFSKLGIETVRSLPPRQSSELPPVGPGTTVLLTQPFLTETARLLRDRGATVLKAPFPLGAEGSRRWMEAAAANFQCPEASVREVLDPLEARARIALAPHREVLAGKRIFLLPESQLELPLARFLHRECGMELVEVGVPYLNREQMVEELALLPDGTTVVEGQHVERQLDRVRAGRPDLVVCGMGLANPLEAEGITTKWSIELVFSPIHGIDQAGDLAELFSRPLHRRQLIHPALHPTPSDHPVHA; from the coding sequence ATGAGCGCCAATCTTCTCAAGGAGTCCGGGCCTCGGGAGGTGTTCTGCGGCCTGACGTCGATCGTGTGGCTGCACCGCCGCATGCCCGATGCCTTCTTCCTCGTGGTGGGATCCCGCACCTGCGCGCACCTGATCCAGAGCGCCGCCGGCGTGATGATTTTTGCCGAGCCTCGATTCGGCACCGCCATTCTCAGCGAGCGTGATCTTGCTGGTCTGGCTGATGCCCACGACGAGCTCGACCGGGTTGCCCGGGAACTCTTAAAACGGCGCCCAGAAATCCGCACCCTTTTCTTGGTGGGATCTTGTCCAAGCGAAGTCATCAAGCTGGATCTCGCCCGAGCCGCCGAACGCCTCAACGAAGAGCTCCAGGGGCGCGTCCGGGTTGTGAATTATTCGGGAAGCGGCATCGAAACAACCTTCACCCAGGGGGAAGACGGAGCCCTGGCTGCACTCGTGCCTCTGCTGCCGGCCAGCGACGCCCGCCAGCTTCTCCTGGTGGGCACCTTGGCTGATGCCGTGGAGGATCGCCTGATCCACCTCTTCTCGAAACTCGGCATCGAGACCGTTCGCAGTCTCCCGCCGCGCCAGTCCTCTGAGCTGCCACCGGTGGGGCCCGGTACCACGGTGCTGCTGACGCAGCCCTTCCTCACCGAAACCGCACGGTTGCTGCGTGACCGGGGCGCCACGGTGCTCAAAGCCCCCTTCCCACTAGGCGCCGAGGGCAGCCGACGCTGGATGGAAGCTGCCGCAGCCAACTTCCAGTGTCCGGAAGCCAGCGTCCGAGAAGTTCTGGATCCTCTCGAAGCACGGGCCCGGATCGCCCTCGCCCCCCATCGTGAGGTGCTGGCTGGAAAGCGCATCTTCCTGCTGCCGGAATCCCAACTTGAACTTCCATTGGCCCGCTTTTTGCACAGGGAATGCGGCATGGAGCTGGTTGAGGTGGGCGTTCCTTATCTCAATCGCGAACAAATGGTCGAAGAACTGGCCCTGCTTCCTGATGGGACAACCGTTGTGGAGGGGCAGCACGTGGAACGGCAGCTGGATCGCGTGCGCGCCGGCCGCCCGGATCTGGTGGTGTGTGGGATGGGACTCGCCAACCCCCTGGAAGCGGAGGGGATCACAACCAAATGGTCGATTGAACTGGTGTTCAGTCCGATCCACGGCATCGACCAGGCCGGCGATCTTGCAGAACTGTTTTCACGCCCACTGCACAGACGCCAACTGATCCACCCGGCTCTGCACCCAACGCCCTCCGATCACCCCGTTCACGCTTGA
- a CDS encoding BMC domain-containing protein produces the protein MNRFAGFDARERRVGGSALVTGTEVHPSASGASCVVTTDSESSRFTRRNSHVQSIELRTHVFIDSLQPQLAAYMGSVSQGFLPIPGDACLWMEVSPGMAVHRVTDIALKASNVRLGQMVVERAFGSMALYHRDQSTVLHSGDVVLEAIGSSIDQRSPAEVSWTEVIRAITPDHAVLINRQNRRGSMIEAGMSMFILETEPAGYVLIAANEAEKASNITLVDVKAVGAFGRLTLAGREGDVEEAAAAAMRAIDLVNRRSTLR, from the coding sequence ATGAATCGTTTCGCCGGCTTCGATGCCAGGGAGCGGCGCGTCGGCGGCAGCGCCCTCGTTACCGGTACGGAAGTTCATCCTTCCGCGAGTGGAGCCAGCTGCGTTGTTACCACTGATTCCGAATCGTCACGCTTTACCCGCCGAAACAGCCATGTGCAGTCGATCGAACTGCGCACGCATGTCTTCATTGACTCCCTCCAGCCCCAACTAGCGGCGTATATGGGGTCTGTCAGCCAAGGTTTTCTTCCGATCCCAGGAGATGCCTGTCTCTGGATGGAAGTGTCACCGGGAATGGCCGTTCATCGTGTCACTGACATCGCCCTGAAGGCCAGCAATGTGCGGCTCGGACAGATGGTGGTGGAGCGGGCTTTCGGCTCCATGGCCTTGTATCACCGCGATCAGAGCACAGTGCTTCACTCCGGAGATGTGGTTCTCGAGGCGATCGGCAGCTCCATCGACCAGCGCAGTCCGGCTGAGGTGAGCTGGACTGAGGTGATTCGTGCGATTACACCTGACCATGCGGTGCTGATTAATCGGCAAAATCGACGGGGCTCGATGATTGAGGCGGGGATGAGCATGTTCATCCTCGAAACGGAACCAGCTGGTTACGTGCTGATCGCAGCCAATGAAGCCGAGAAGGCTTCCAACATCACATTGGTGGATGTGAAAGCGGTGGGTGCATTCGGACGTCTCACCCTGGCGGGGCGAGAAGGTGATGTTGAAGAGGCCGCTGCCGCCGCCATGCGAGCCATCGACTTGGTGAATCGACGTTCAACACTGCGCTGA
- a CDS encoding non-canonical purine NTP pyrophosphatase: MEPFRGGSLRRLIIASGNPHKVAEIEAMLGPINVDVSRQPADLDVEETGSTYLENARLKALAAALRTGCWALADDSGLEVDALDGAPGLFTARFAASDHDKLERLQAAMADIPYRSACFRSAMVLCSPEGTCDEEAEGFCWGELLHTPAYPGGGIESLFWVREAGCSYGQLNASQLSRLGSRGKAARNLAQGLRRRLNLD; this comes from the coding sequence ATGGAACCCTTCAGAGGGGGTTCTTTGCGCAGGCTGATCATCGCCAGTGGCAATCCACACAAAGTGGCGGAGATTGAAGCCATGCTCGGTCCGATCAACGTGGACGTGAGCCGCCAGCCTGCGGATCTTGATGTGGAGGAAACAGGAAGCACTTATCTCGAAAACGCTCGCCTGAAAGCTCTCGCCGCCGCTCTGCGAACAGGATGCTGGGCGCTTGCCGACGATTCCGGCTTGGAAGTCGACGCTCTTGACGGTGCTCCTGGGCTCTTCACGGCAAGGTTCGCCGCATCGGACCACGACAAGCTGGAACGCCTTCAAGCGGCGATGGCCGACATTCCCTACCGAAGCGCATGCTTCCGCAGCGCCATGGTGCTCTGCTCACCGGAGGGGACCTGTGATGAGGAAGCTGAAGGGTTCTGCTGGGGTGAATTGCTCCATACCCCTGCCTATCCGGGTGGAGGGATTGAATCCCTGTTCTGGGTTCGTGAAGCAGGCTGCAGTTACGGCCAACTCAACGCCTCCCAGCTCTCGAGGCTGGGCAGTCGCGGAAAAGCCGCACGCAATTTGGCTCAAGGCCTGCGTAGACGCCTCAATTTGGACTGA
- a CDS encoding BMC domain-containing protein, translating to MANETMGIALGMIETRGLVPAIEAADAMTKAAEVRLIGREFVGGGYVTVLVRGETGAVNAAVRAGADACERVGDGLVAAHIIARPHREVEPALGNGNFIGQKD from the coding sequence ATGGCTAACGAAACCATGGGCATCGCCCTCGGCATGATCGAGACCCGCGGTCTGGTCCCCGCCATCGAGGCAGCTGATGCCATGACCAAGGCTGCCGAAGTGCGCCTGATCGGTCGTGAGTTCGTCGGCGGCGGCTACGTCACCGTTCTGGTGCGCGGCGAAACCGGCGCTGTGAACGCTGCTGTGCGTGCTGGCGCCGATGCTTGCGAACGTGTCGGCGACGGCCTGGTCGCTGCTCACATCATTGCCCGCCCCCACCGCGAAGTAGAGCCTGCTCTGGGCAACGGCAACTTCATCGGTCAGAAGGACTGA
- a CDS encoding form I ribulose bisphosphate carboxylase large subunit, with protein MSKKYDAGVKEYRDTYWTPDYVPLDTDLLACFKCTGQDGVPKEEVAAAVAAESSTGTWSTVWSELLTDLDFYKGRCYRIEDVPGDKESFYAFIAYPLDLFEEGSITNVLTSLVGNVFGFKALRHLRLEDIRFPMAFIKSCYGPPNGIQVERDRMNKYGRPLLGCTIKPKLGLSGKNYGRVVYECLRGGLDFTKDDENINSQPFQRWQNRFEFVAEAIKLSEQETGERKGHYLNVTANTPEEMYERAEFAKELGMPIIMHDFITGGFTANTGLSKWCRKNGMLLHIHRAMHAVIDRHPKHGIHFRVLAKCLRLSGGDQLHTGTVVGKLEGDRQTTLGYIDQLRESFVPEDRSRGNFFDQDWGSMPGVFAVASGGIHVWHMPALVTIFGDDSVLQFGGGTHGHPWGSAAGAAANRVALEACVKARNAGRHLEKESRDILMEAGKHSPELAIALETWKEIKFEFDTVDKLDVQN; from the coding sequence ATGAGCAAGAAGTACGACGCTGGGGTCAAGGAGTACAGGGATACCTACTGGACTCCTGATTACGTCCCCCTCGACACCGACCTGCTGGCCTGCTTCAAGTGCACCGGCCAAGACGGTGTGCCCAAGGAAGAAGTTGCCGCTGCTGTGGCTGCTGAATCCTCCACCGGCACCTGGTCCACTGTGTGGTCCGAGCTCCTCACCGATCTCGACTTCTATAAAGGCCGTTGCTACCGCATCGAAGACGTCCCTGGTGACAAGGAGTCTTTCTATGCCTTCATCGCCTACCCCCTCGACCTGTTCGAAGAGGGTTCCATCACCAACGTTCTGACCTCCCTGGTCGGCAACGTGTTCGGTTTCAAGGCTCTTCGCCACCTGCGCCTGGAAGACATCCGCTTCCCGATGGCGTTCATCAAGAGCTGCTACGGCCCGCCGAACGGCATCCAGGTCGAGCGCGACCGGATGAACAAGTACGGACGTCCACTGCTGGGTTGCACCATCAAGCCGAAGCTCGGCCTGAGCGGTAAGAACTACGGCCGTGTTGTCTATGAGTGCCTGCGCGGTGGTCTGGACTTCACCAAAGACGACGAGAACATCAACTCCCAGCCCTTCCAGCGTTGGCAGAACCGCTTCGAATTCGTTGCGGAAGCCATCAAGCTGTCCGAGCAGGAGACCGGAGAGCGCAAGGGTCACTACCTCAACGTGACCGCCAACACTCCCGAAGAGATGTACGAGCGCGCTGAGTTCGCCAAGGAACTCGGCATGCCGATCATCATGCACGACTTCATCACCGGTGGCTTCACGGCCAACACCGGTTTGTCGAAGTGGTGCCGCAAGAACGGCATGTTGCTGCACATCCACCGCGCCATGCACGCGGTGATCGACCGTCACCCCAAGCACGGCATCCACTTCCGCGTTCTGGCCAAGTGTCTGCGTCTGTCCGGTGGTGACCAGCTCCACACCGGCACCGTGGTCGGAAAGCTGGAAGGTGATCGTCAGACCACCCTCGGCTACATCGACCAGCTGCGCGAATCCTTCGTGCCCGAAGACCGCAGCCGCGGCAACTTCTTCGATCAGGACTGGGGTTCCATGCCTGGCGTGTTCGCCGTTGCTTCCGGCGGTATCCACGTGTGGCACATGCCTGCCCTGGTCACCATCTTCGGCGACGACTCCGTTCTGCAGTTCGGTGGTGGTACCCACGGTCACCCCTGGGGTTCCGCTGCAGGTGCTGCGGCCAACCGCGTGGCCCTCGAGGCCTGCGTCAAGGCCCGCAACGCCGGCCGTCATCTCGAGAAAGAGAGCCGCGACATCCTTATGGAAGCCGGCAAGCACAGCCCTGAGCTGGCGATCGCCCTCGAGACCTGGAAGGAGATCAAGTTCGAGTTCGACACCGTCGACAAGCTCGACGTTCAGAACTGA